In Syntrophales bacterium, the following are encoded in one genomic region:
- a CDS encoding molybdenum cofactor guanylyltransferase: MTGIILSGGKNIRMGTNKAFIKVDGEQLIDRTVRLFKNIFKEVILVTNSPLEYLDQDVKIVTDIIEEKGAIGGIYTGLFYSTCNCSFVSACDMPFLNRNFIEYMISKIGHYDIVVPNPPDGLQPLHAIYSSRCLPHIKKSIDTDKLKITGFFKSLKVLKIPGDTITTFDPERRMFSNINTKEDLTQIF, translated from the coding sequence ATGACAGGAATTATTTTATCCGGCGGCAAAAATATCAGGATGGGAACAAACAAAGCCTTTATAAAGGTTGACGGTGAGCAGCTAATAGACAGAACGGTAAGGCTTTTTAAAAATATTTTCAAGGAAGTTATACTGGTCACCAACTCCCCACTCGAGTACCTCGATCAGGATGTTAAAATTGTGACCGATATCATCGAAGAAAAAGGTGCAATAGGTGGCATTTATACCGGACTTTTTTATTCAACCTGTAACTGCTCATTCGTCTCGGCCTGCGATATGCCATTCCTGAACAGAAATTTTATAGAATATATGATTTCCAAAATCGGACATTATGATATAGTTGTCCCCAACCCTCCAGACGGGCTTCAGCCCCTCCATGCTATCTACTCCAGCAGGTGCCTTCCCCATATCAAAAAGTCAATCGATACGGATAAACTCAAGATAACCGGTTTCTTCAAAAGCTTAAAAGTCTTGAAAATCCCCGGCGACACCATAACAACCTTCGATCCTGAAAGAAGGATGTTCTCAAACATCAACACAAAGGAAGATTTAACGCAAATTTTCTGA